The Paenibacillus amylolyticus genome contains the following window.
CCGGATCTGCTTTACAGCAGTGGCTGGACCCGTTTGCCCTGACCAACCGGTTTGACAGCTTCATGAAAGGTGTGCTTAGTGGACCGGATATTCTGTACTACGTCACCCTTTCGGGTGTGTTTCTGCTGTTAAGCATTCAAATTGTTGAACGGAAGCGGTGGAGGTGAGAAGATGAAAAAATGGTTAAGTCATACCAACAGTACCGTGCTGTCTGTAGCGGTGATTGGCATCTTTATTTTGCTGACACTGTTCCTGAATTCACTTGGCGGCTTCCAGCTCGATCTGACCTCGAACAAACAATACACGTTGTCTGACCAGTCCCTTACTGCGATCAAAGGCGTGAAGGATGACGTCAATATTCTGGTGTTAACCGTTGAAAATGCCAACAACACCGTGCTGAACCGTGAGGTTACGGATATGGTGGAGGAATACACGAAACGTAACAGCAAGCTGAAACTAAAACAATATAATCTGACGCAGGAACCTGCGCTTGCATCCAAATACGGTATAACGGGCAGCTCCATTGTGCTGGAGCAGGGAGATCAGCACAAAGTGATTGATATCGCCAGTTTGTTCACTGCGACAGGTGACGGAAGTGACGGATCATATCAATTCACTGGAGAGGAAAAGCTAACACAGGCGCTCATGAACATGTCATCCACCGAGATGCATAAAATGGTCTTTTTGACCGGACATGAAGAGCTGAGTTTCGATCAGATGACTACGCTGCAATCCTCATTGGAACAAAATAATGTGCAGACGGAACAGTTGCAGTTAAATCAGGCCGGAAAGGTTCCGGATGATGCAGATGTGCTTGCCATTATAGGTCCACAACGTGATCTCAGTGATGCAGAACTGAAGGCCATTCGCACATATCTGAGTAATGGCGGCAAGCTGTTATTATCCCTCGGATTCGTGGAAGATATGAAATCCAGCTGGAAAAACATCGATACCCTCATGGCAGACTATGGTGTCGTTGATGAGCATGCGGTCATGGTCGATAATCAACAAGCAAGTACGATGGGTCCGCTCTGGGTGGTGCCGGAGTATGGCACACATGCAATTACGGACAAACTCGCTGCAAGCAAGCTATACCCGATGTTGTCGCTGTCGATTGCATTGACCAGCAAAGAACAGGATAAATATACCCTTTCTCCATTGATTCATTCTTCGGATGACAGTTACGGGGAGACCAATATCGGCGGCTTATTGCAAAATGAAACAAGCAATGATGCCGAAGAGGACATCCAGGGTCCAGTGGAACTAGGGTATCCAGCCGATACTACGGATGGCAAACCGAAGGCGGTTATTTTGGGCTCGTCCATTTTCATGCAGGATTCGGATATTGCGAATGGCGGGAACAGGGACTTCATTTTGAATACGGTGAATTATTTGAGTGAGAAAGAAAATGGATTGACCATACGCCCACGGATACAAGCTGGATATGAGACGGCATACCTGAACGGCGAACAGGCCAGAACGATTTTCTTCGTGGCTATTGTAGCGTTCCCGCTCATCTTTGTGATCATCGGTGTACTCTTATGGTGGAGGCGCAGACGGGTATGAGAAAATGGTTTCCAACGATTCTGGTAGTCATCGTTCTAATTGTGGGCTGGGTGTACGCAGCCAATCAAAATTATTTTCGGGAAGAAGAGGCCGTGCAAGCCAAGTTGCTCGGTATTGAAACCGGGATATTCAATCCATAACAATACATGACACTGCGGTGGAGACATCCGGTACAGCAGCATCTTCTACCCTGACGCTGGAGAATGGCGTATGGCAGATGGTTGAACCAAAAGCCTATCCTTTGAACGGTTACAGCGTCAGCAGTTGGCTGGAGGCTCTGAGTGGTGCGAATCAGGAACTGTTGGTGGAAGAAACACCGACGGATCTGGATAAATACGGATTAGGAGCAGATGCTACACGTATGGATATCAAACTCAAGGACAATCGTGAGATCAAACTGGCGATTGGTGGCCAGCTTCCAGCAGATGATGCTCGGTATGTGCGTGTTGATTCAGGCCCCGTAGTTGCTGTAAAGACAGAAGCGATTATCAGCATAGCGTTGTCTCGTCGTGATTTGTTGGACACCACACCGTTCAACATGGATGAGACGAATGTGGGGTCCCTGGAGTGGGAAGGGGAAGCCGCTACCTGGATGCTAACTTCGACATCGGAGAACGGTGCTGCGGAGAAGACCTGGACACTGAATGGAAAAACGATTGAAGCCACAGATGCCGTATCTCTTATCGGCAAAATCAAAAACCTGTCGACAGCCGATGACGTGCGCAAAGCATCCGAGCTGAAGAATTCCGTTCCACGATTCACCCTGTCTGTGGAACAGACGGTCAATGGGCAACAAGGTCGAGATGTTTATCGGGGACTCACGTTGCCATCCGATCCGGATCAGATCTGGGTCATTACGCCAGATGGTCAATGGGCATACGCCATGGATGCGACGAGTCTGAAGGAAGCCGAGAAGTTCCCGGATACGATAAAAGCATCAACCACTTCTTCGAAAGAGTCGTCGAGTTCGGCAAATGACGCAACGGCTTCTTCATCAGCAGATGAGAAGTAATTATGGGGAAGATAAGTGGTCAGTGATTATAACTAACTTGAAATGATTCAGGCTAAATGAAGTTACATGTATACAGTGCTGCGAACAAGCAGCACTGTTTTTTGATGTGTATAGGTGAAATTCTTACCGTCCCAAACACCAAGTTTACAGGCAAAGGTACCATATCCTTTCAGCATATCGGTGTGTGCAGAAGCGCATCCTATCTTTGTGACCAAAACCAACATACATTGGAGGATGAGTACATGCCAGCAGTCAAAAAGGCAACAGCTATTACGTTATCATTGTCTACTGCAATCTTTGTAATGGCCGGTTTGACAGGATGTGGCACGAATCGGGATACCAACAATATGCATACGCAAAGTGTCCGTCAGCAAGCGAGCGGCATTAACCGTTATGGTGTGGAAACGAATGGCATGGATGGCATCCGTGCGAAAAGTTATCGCATGCATAATGTTACTGACCTGAAATCGAGTGAGGAGCTGGCTAAACGCATTACGGAGATGAAGGAAGTGAAATCCGCCCGTGTCATGTTAACGGATCGTAATGCTTATGTTGCGGTACGTTTGGCAGATGGTCATGCAGGCAAGTTGGAGAGCAAGTCCAACGGTCGTACAAGCATGCTGGGTGGAACGATGCGTAATCATGCGAGTGATACCATGCGTGGTGGCAACATGAATCACGATATGGGAGGCATGCGTGTGAATGGCGGTACAGGCACAATGTCACCGTACAGCACAAGTGGAATTGCTCCAGGGCTGAACACGAATTCAGCAACGGATCGCAGCCATATGGGCAATGATCGTGGCATCTACGGCACGATGGGTACAGGAGCGGTTGGAATGATGCGTGGTCTCACAAACAGTGGCAAAGCACGTGGGACGAACGATGGTCATTATGGAATGAAAAGTGAAGGACAACGTGTAGATAGCACGGATGATAACACATCAGCTGAGATTAAAGGCAAGATTTCAGCCAAAATCAAGCAGTTTGCGCCGAACATCGAGAATGTATATGTATCAGCCAATCCGGAATTTGTGCAGCATGTCGAGAACTATGCCACAGATATTCGTAATGGTAAGCCCGTTAGTGGCATGATCGATACGTTCCAATCGATGGTGGAGCGTATCTTCCCAACCAACGGAGCAGGAATGAATCACCGCGATGGCATCCTTGACGATGGCCTGATGAACCGTAATCATAACGGTGGGGTCATGAACCGAATGAACCGGTAGATTCCAAGCTCAATGAACAAGTGTGCCTTTGCGCAGATGATATCATCAGCTGCAAGGGCATGTTTGTTTTAATATCAATGATTCAAATGTTGGATTACATATGCCACAGCACAGGTTCAATTGGGACAATAAAACACATAATTCCTGCCCATTTTTCTTATAAAACTGAACCAACGCCCTTGATCTGACATAAGATGAGTTGACTGTATCCCCTTAACCTTGTTACACCAACACAACCCGAGCAAGGAGGGGTGAACATTGAAGGGTATCGATCATAAAAGCAAATTTTTGTTAACCCACCGTGAACGCGAAGTATTCGAATTACTGGTTCAAGACAAAACAACGCGTGACATCGCAGGGCAGTTATTCATCAGCGAGAAAACGGTGCGTAACCATATTTCGAATGTGATGCAGAAACTCAATGTTAAGGGTCGTTCGCAGGCAGTTGTCGAGCTGATTAAGCTTGGAGAACTGAAGATCTAGTTGCGAATTACAGTTAGGATGAAGTAGCAGCATGAAAGCCTTTCTCTATTCTTTGTCATGAAGAATGGGGCAAGGCTTTTTTGCTGGTATGGACCATGGACTCAGGGAACTATCAATATTTTTGAGGGAATATCCGAAACGTAGCATCGCTTGTTTTCATTATTTTACTAGATCATACTGATTTACATATATTGAAGTAGATAAGATTGTAGGTAAGGCTTTGAAGTGAAACAATAGCTTGAACAAATTGGTTGAGATTTTTTTGTACTACATCTATATAAGTTAAACTACATATTTACACTAGAACGGAGAGGGCAGAAATGACCTGAAGAAGCGGAGCGTTCGCCTTTATCCGCAGATTTCCACTTTTATAAAAGTGATTCAAGAAATCTGGGGATAACAGTGATCAGAAGGTTATTCTGTCAGCGAAGTGGCAAGTGTAACGATTCGGTATTCAACTTATATAAAACATGAAAGGATGAGCTAAATGGACCGTTTCTTAAGTGAATTTGAAAAACAATTTAGAGCGGGGTTTCTACCCGATCTGGAACATACGCTGGCTAAGGTGCAGCATGAGAAATTATATGCTTGTGCATTTGGAACGGACAGTGATTGGATAACGCTGTTTATGGCGGTGAATACCGAGGAATCCCTGGCAGCGCACATTTCAAGAATGAAGGAGCAGGGGTTATGCGACAGTGAGGAGGACGAGATCTATTACAGATGGGGCTGCTCCGAATATCAATATGGCGAGGATACGCACTTTAACCACATCAGCCGATTGTTGTATGCAACAGAAGCGGTTCAGGAGTATAAGGATGAGATCATTCGAATCATCGCCAAAGTTGTAAATGAAACAACAGATGACGTTTTTGCCCGATATGGGCAATCCAAAGCAGATATTACGTTCTTCGTTTCTCTCACAGATGACGATCTGGCGGAGGGGATTGAGAATCAATCGGTTCACCAAATGACGGTACCCGGCTTAGTCAGCACGTTCCTAGAACGATATGATGACATGAATTAGAACGAGTTAACTTGAGTTGAGTTTTGAGTTAAATGCAAATTAAATGAAAACGAATTGAATTTTAATACCGCGAAAGTCTTTCCTAATTCTTTATTTTATCTAAAGAAGGGAAGAGGCTTTTTTCTTTTAGCGTGAAAAAATGAAACAAGCATTCATTATCACTTTATCACGTCTGATTCCTATTCATTCGAATAAAGTCCTCCATCTTTTCTTCGAAAAAGATTGATAAAAGAGCTGCTCCAGTTCTTCGAATTGTGCTTCACTCAGATGAATGTGGAGTGCTCTTTTCGCTATTTTAGCGGCAGGCGTGGAAGAAGATGTCCGCCCGACAGCTTTGCGTTTGATCGGAATATGAAATTGCAGCAGGTCTTCGAGCTGATTCCAGCCTTCCCAACTGAGCCTACCTCCGCGTTTCCAATCGATGGCATAGAGGGCATAATAGGCACGTGCTTCTGTTTGTTTGGTAGCAATAATCCAGATGGAAGGAATAAGCTTTTCCCGTTGTCTTCGATTCATTGAATGGCCCCTTCGTTGAACACGTTCATCTCTTGATTCTCAATATAAAGGATACTCACTATATGTATCAAGCAGCTGAGCATCTATATACGTTCAGAATAATTGCATAAGTCGTGTTAAATTCCTCTTGATTTGCAGGATCGTCTTCATTAAAATGAAGATGTAAAAATGATTTTCTTATTTTATTAAAAATATATAAAAATAATTTTCATACAAGTGAGGTCCTCATGGCAGCCATATTACGTGCGTTGCA
Protein-coding sequences here:
- a CDS encoding DUF4303 domain-containing protein, whose protein sequence is MDRFLSEFEKQFRAGFLPDLEHTLAKVQHEKLYACAFGTDSDWITLFMAVNTEESLAAHISRMKEQGLCDSEEDEIYYRWGCSEYQYGEDTHFNHISRLLYATEAVQEYKDEIIRIIAKVVNETTDDVFARYGQSKADITFFVSLTDDDLAEGIENQSVHQMTVPGLVSTFLERYDDMN
- a CDS encoding DUF4340 domain-containing protein; translated protein: METSGTAASSTLTLENGVWQMVEPKAYPLNGYSVSSWLEALSGANQELLVEETPTDLDKYGLGADATRMDIKLKDNREIKLAIGGQLPADDARYVRVDSGPVVAVKTEAIISIALSRRDLLDTTPFNMDETNVGSLEWEGEAATWMLTSTSENGAAEKTWTLNGKTIEATDAVSLIGKIKNLSTADDVRKASELKNSVPRFTLSVEQTVNGQQGRDVYRGLTLPSDPDQIWVITPDGQWAYAMDATSLKEAEKFPDTIKASTTSSKESSSSANDATASSSADEK
- a CDS encoding helix-turn-helix transcriptional regulator; this encodes MKGIDHKSKFLLTHREREVFELLVQDKTTRDIAGQLFISEKTVRNHISNVMQKLNVKGRSQAVVELIKLGELKI
- a CDS encoding YhcN/YlaJ family sporulation lipoprotein, with protein sequence MPAVKKATAITLSLSTAIFVMAGLTGCGTNRDTNNMHTQSVRQQASGINRYGVETNGMDGIRAKSYRMHNVTDLKSSEELAKRITEMKEVKSARVMLTDRNAYVAVRLADGHAGKLESKSNGRTSMLGGTMRNHASDTMRGGNMNHDMGGMRVNGGTGTMSPYSTSGIAPGLNTNSATDRSHMGNDRGIYGTMGTGAVGMMRGLTNSGKARGTNDGHYGMKSEGQRVDSTDDNTSAEIKGKISAKIKQFAPNIENVYVSANPEFVQHVENYATDIRNGKPVSGMIDTFQSMVERIFPTNGAGMNHRDGILDDGLMNRNHNGGVMNRMNR
- a CDS encoding GldG family protein translates to MKKWLSHTNSTVLSVAVIGIFILLTLFLNSLGGFQLDLTSNKQYTLSDQSLTAIKGVKDDVNILVLTVENANNTVLNREVTDMVEEYTKRNSKLKLKQYNLTQEPALASKYGITGSSIVLEQGDQHKVIDIASLFTATGDGSDGSYQFTGEEKLTQALMNMSSTEMHKMVFLTGHEELSFDQMTTLQSSLEQNNVQTEQLQLNQAGKVPDDADVLAIIGPQRDLSDAELKAIRTYLSNGGKLLLSLGFVEDMKSSWKNIDTLMADYGVVDEHAVMVDNQQASTMGPLWVVPEYGTHAITDKLAASKLYPMLSLSIALTSKEQDKYTLSPLIHSSDDSYGETNIGGLLQNETSNDAEEDIQGPVELGYPADTTDGKPKAVILGSSIFMQDSDIANGGNRDFILNTVNYLSEKENGLTIRPRIQAGYETAYLNGEQARTIFFVAIVAFPLIFVIIGVLLWWRRRRV